A genomic segment from Actinoplanes sichuanensis encodes:
- a CDS encoding glycoside hydrolase family 3 C-terminal domain-containing protein, with the protein MGLSTSEQAAITSGSDFWHTEGVESAGIPSVTVTDGPHGVRMQASGEDMLAGVPATCFPPAVASASTWDPELLRRMGEALGDECRAQDVAVLLGPGVNLKRSPLGGRNFEYFSEDPILTGVLATEWVRGLQSRGVGASLKHFAVNSQETDRMRISADVDERTLREMYLRAFHKVVTRAQPWTVMCAYNKVNGVYASEHHWLLTEVLRGEWGFEGLVVSDWGAVVDRVAAIAAGLDLTMPGPDAAGDQALVEAVEAGRLDPAALDKSAELVRKLVEKAGDRPAGTYDADAHHALAREIAGRAIVLLKNDGDLLPLDGTQRIAVLGEFARTPRYQGGGSSQITPTRLDDALTEITAAVGDTTFAPGYTVQGEADEALLTEAVAAARNADVAIVFVGSVHETEGADRDSIDLPAPQLALIERVAAVNPNTVVVLSNGAVIATKPWDERVPALVEGWLLGQAGGSAIADVLFGRVNPSGRLAETIPVRLADHPSYLDFPGEHGHVRYGEGLHVGYRGFDARGQEVAYPFGFGLSYTTFGYGAAHASATTAGVEVRVPVTNTGGRDGREVVQVYVSRPGSKVRRAPRELKAFASVEIGVGDTTEVRLTIEREDLAYWDTRLGRWIVEDGEYLVEVGSSSRDVRASVTVHVAGDPARVPLTSESSVGEWMADPRGAEVLGAAFAAAAGQSEGLMASMTANPEMLMMLGSLPLSRMAAFPGSPLNAGDLEKLVEAAN; encoded by the coding sequence ATGGGACTCAGCACCTCGGAACAGGCGGCTATCACCAGCGGCAGCGACTTCTGGCACACCGAGGGCGTCGAGTCCGCGGGCATTCCCTCGGTCACCGTCACCGACGGCCCGCACGGAGTGCGCATGCAGGCGTCCGGCGAGGACATGCTGGCCGGCGTGCCCGCCACCTGCTTCCCACCGGCCGTGGCCAGTGCCTCCACGTGGGACCCGGAACTGCTGCGGCGGATGGGTGAGGCGCTCGGCGACGAGTGCCGGGCGCAAGACGTGGCGGTGCTGCTCGGGCCGGGGGTCAACCTCAAGCGCAGCCCGCTCGGCGGCCGCAACTTCGAATACTTCTCCGAGGACCCGATCCTCACCGGTGTGCTCGCCACCGAGTGGGTGCGCGGCCTGCAGAGCCGTGGCGTCGGGGCGTCGCTCAAGCACTTCGCGGTCAACAGCCAGGAGACCGACCGGATGCGGATCAGCGCCGACGTCGACGAGCGCACACTGCGGGAGATGTACCTGCGGGCCTTCCACAAGGTGGTCACCCGGGCCCAACCGTGGACCGTGATGTGCGCCTACAACAAGGTCAACGGGGTGTACGCGAGCGAGCACCACTGGCTGCTCACCGAGGTGCTGCGCGGCGAGTGGGGCTTCGAGGGCCTGGTCGTGTCCGACTGGGGCGCCGTGGTCGACCGGGTGGCGGCGATCGCGGCCGGACTCGACCTGACCATGCCGGGGCCGGACGCGGCGGGCGACCAGGCGCTGGTCGAGGCGGTGGAGGCGGGACGGCTCGACCCGGCCGCACTGGACAAGAGTGCGGAGCTCGTACGCAAGCTGGTGGAGAAGGCCGGGGACCGGCCGGCCGGAACCTATGACGCGGACGCCCACCACGCACTCGCCCGGGAGATCGCCGGACGGGCGATCGTCCTGCTGAAGAACGACGGTGACCTGCTGCCGCTCGACGGCACCCAGCGGATCGCGGTGCTCGGCGAGTTCGCCCGGACCCCGCGTTACCAGGGCGGCGGCTCCTCGCAGATCACCCCGACGAGGCTCGACGACGCCCTCACCGAGATCACCGCGGCCGTGGGGGACACGACGTTCGCGCCCGGCTACACGGTCCAGGGCGAGGCCGACGAGGCGCTGCTCACCGAGGCCGTCGCGGCGGCACGCAACGCCGACGTGGCGATCGTGTTCGTCGGCAGCGTGCACGAGACCGAGGGCGCCGACCGGGACTCGATCGACCTGCCCGCCCCGCAGCTGGCGCTGATCGAGCGGGTCGCCGCCGTCAACCCGAACACGGTCGTGGTGCTCTCCAACGGCGCGGTCATCGCCACGAAGCCGTGGGACGAGCGGGTACCGGCCCTGGTCGAGGGCTGGCTGCTCGGGCAGGCCGGTGGCAGCGCGATCGCCGACGTGCTGTTCGGCCGGGTCAACCCGTCCGGCCGGCTCGCCGAGACGATCCCGGTCCGGCTCGCCGACCACCCGTCCTACCTGGACTTCCCGGGCGAGCACGGCCACGTCCGGTACGGCGAGGGCCTGCACGTCGGCTACCGGGGTTTCGACGCGCGCGGGCAGGAGGTGGCGTACCCGTTCGGGTTCGGGCTGTCGTACACCACGTTCGGCTACGGCGCGGCCCACGCATCGGCGACCACGGCCGGTGTCGAGGTGCGTGTCCCGGTCACCAACACCGGCGGGCGGGACGGCCGTGAGGTGGTGCAGGTCTACGTGAGCCGTCCCGGTTCGAAGGTGCGGCGGGCCCCGCGCGAGCTGAAGGCGTTCGCCAGTGTCGAGATCGGCGTCGGCGACACCACCGAGGTGCGGCTGACGATCGAGCGGGAGGACCTCGCCTACTGGGACACCCGGCTCGGCCGGTGGATCGTCGAGGACGGCGAGTACCTGGTCGAGGTCGGCTCGTCGTCGCGGGACGTGCGCGCCTCGGTGACCGTGCACGTGGCGGGCGACCCGGCGCGGGTGCCGCTGACCAGCGAGTCGAGCGTCGGGGAGTGGATGGCCGACCCGCGTGGTGCGGAGGTGCTGGGCGCGGCGTTCGCGGCGGCCGCGGGGCAGTCCGAGGGGTTGATGGCGTCGATGACCGCCAACCCGGAGATGCTGATGATGCTGGGCAGCCTGCCGCTGAGCCGGATGGCCGCCTTCCCGGGCAGTCCACTCAACGCCGGCGACCTGGAGAAACTGGTGGAGGCCGCCAACTAG
- a CDS encoding response regulator codes for MTTVLVADDDADIRDLVAFKLEQAGLEVLAVGDGQAAVDTARARLPALAVLDVSMPGLSGIDVCRMLRSDPSTAGMLIIMLTARVQEQDVEGGFSAGADDYVTKPFSPRELVSRIQALLTRART; via the coding sequence GTGACGACCGTCCTGGTGGCTGACGACGACGCCGACATCCGCGACCTGGTGGCCTTCAAGTTGGAGCAGGCGGGCCTGGAGGTTCTCGCGGTCGGTGACGGTCAGGCCGCGGTGGACACGGCACGCGCCAGGCTGCCCGCACTGGCCGTGCTGGACGTGTCGATGCCGGGGCTCTCGGGCATCGACGTGTGCCGCATGCTGCGTTCCGACCCGTCCACCGCCGGGATGCTGATCATCATGCTCACCGCCCGGGTGCAGGAGCAGGACGTCGAGGGCGGCTTCAGCGCCGGCGCCGACGACTACGTGACGAAGCCGTTCAGCCCGCGCGAGCTGGTGTCCCGGATCCAGGCACTGCTCACGCGGGCGCGAACGTGA
- a CDS encoding anthranilate synthase family protein: MPSALLHRDGADHVEVLTGDVVTVATLDDIPMTPGTPVLAVIPYRQITERGFECVDDGAPLECLLVRSRHTEPLSNFPPGDITLRDGGFDLSDDDYARVVEEVLRDEIGHGEGANFVIHRTYRAGFEGDPRAAFGRLLHAEQGTYWTFLVDTGNRILIGATPERHVSVLDGIVMMNPISGTFRHGSGDILDFLRDPKEIEELYMVLDEELKMMATVAEHGGQVAGPYLKEMARLTHTEYLLAGRGSLDVRAVLRETMFAPTVTGSPIENACRVIARHERRGRRYYAGVLALLDHDDSGRQTLDAPILIRTAEITPDGLLRVPVGATLVRHSTPAGEVAETHTKAAGLLSALGAVPSRPAAVRGTAPSPEIQRLLASRNDELARFWLDSRAPGALTVPALAGRHAVIVDAEDTFTAMLAHQLKALGLAVTIRPWTTVSDTPDLPKVLSGADLVVVGPGPGDPSDLGDPKMAALHGLVTSVLAAGRPLFAVCLGQQILASLLGLPLRRRDSPYQGLAREIDFFGTPRRVGFYSSFSAVAARPTVATRYGPVTLAVDPADETVHALRGRGFAGVQFHPESVLSRDGVEILQELLPPLLTEAISPAIPG, translated from the coding sequence ATGCCATCCGCTCTGTTGCACCGCGACGGTGCCGACCACGTGGAAGTCCTCACCGGCGACGTCGTCACGGTGGCCACGCTCGACGACATCCCGATGACACCCGGCACACCGGTGCTCGCCGTCATTCCCTACCGGCAGATCACCGAACGCGGTTTCGAATGCGTCGACGACGGTGCTCCGCTCGAATGTCTGCTGGTCAGATCACGTCATACCGAGCCGCTGTCGAACTTCCCGCCCGGCGACATCACCCTTCGGGACGGCGGATTCGATCTGTCCGACGACGACTACGCCCGGGTCGTCGAGGAGGTGCTGCGCGACGAGATCGGGCACGGCGAGGGCGCCAACTTCGTCATCCACCGCACCTATCGGGCCGGGTTCGAGGGTGATCCGCGGGCCGCGTTCGGCCGGTTGCTGCATGCCGAGCAGGGCACCTATTGGACGTTCCTGGTCGACACCGGCAACCGGATCCTGATCGGCGCCACCCCGGAACGGCACGTCAGCGTCCTCGACGGCATCGTCATGATGAACCCGATCAGCGGCACGTTCCGGCACGGATCCGGCGACATCCTCGACTTCCTGCGCGACCCCAAGGAGATCGAGGAGCTGTACATGGTCCTCGACGAGGAACTCAAGATGATGGCCACCGTCGCCGAACACGGTGGGCAGGTCGCCGGTCCGTACCTCAAGGAGATGGCCCGCCTCACCCACACCGAATACCTGCTGGCCGGGCGTGGTTCGCTGGACGTCCGGGCGGTGCTGCGCGAAACCATGTTCGCGCCGACCGTCACCGGCAGCCCCATCGAGAACGCCTGCCGGGTCATCGCCCGCCACGAACGCCGCGGCCGCCGTTACTACGCGGGGGTCCTCGCCCTTCTCGACCACGACGACTCGGGCCGGCAGACGCTGGACGCGCCGATCCTGATCCGGACCGCCGAGATCACCCCGGACGGCCTGCTGCGGGTGCCGGTCGGCGCCACGCTGGTCCGCCATTCGACACCCGCGGGCGAGGTGGCCGAGACCCACACCAAGGCGGCCGGCCTGCTGTCCGCGCTGGGCGCGGTTCCTTCTCGACCCGCGGCGGTACGGGGTACCGCACCGTCTCCGGAGATCCAGCGCCTGCTGGCGTCCCGGAACGACGAACTGGCCCGCTTCTGGCTCGATTCGCGGGCGCCGGGCGCCTTGACGGTCCCGGCGCTGGCGGGCCGGCACGCGGTGATCGTCGACGCTGAGGACACCTTCACCGCGATGCTGGCCCACCAGCTGAAGGCCTTGGGACTCGCGGTGACGATCCGCCCCTGGACCACCGTGTCCGACACCCCGGATCTTCCGAAGGTGTTGAGTGGTGCGGATCTGGTGGTGGTCGGGCCCGGGCCCGGGGACCCGTCGGACCTCGGCGACCCGAAGATGGCGGCGCTGCACGGGCTCGTCACCTCGGTGCTCGCGGCGGGCCGGCCACTCTTCGCGGTCTGCCTCGGCCAGCAGATCCTCGCCTCGTTGCTGGGTCTCCCGCTACGCCGTCGGGACTCCCCCTACCAGGGTCTGGCCCGGGAGATCGACTTCTTCGGCACCCCACGACGGGTCGGCTTCTACTCCAGTTTCTCGGCGGTGGCCGCCCGACCCACGGTCGCCACCCGGTACGGCCCGGTGACCCTGGCCGTCGACCCCGCCGACGAAACCGTCCACGCCCTCCGGGGCCGGGGTTTCGCCGGAGTCCAGTTCCACCCGGAGTCGGTGCTGAGCCGCGACGGCGTGGAGATCCTCCAAGAACTTCTCCCACCACTTCTCACCGAAGCGATTAGCCCCGCGATTCCCGGGTAG
- a CDS encoding MGH1-like glycoside hydrolase domain-containing protein, whose product MRTDVSERVRLAQADSGEQPWRAWGPYLAERAWGTVREDYSEHGTAWDYFPHDHARSRAYRWNEDGMAGLCDDRQTFAFALALWNGKDPILKERMFGLGGDGGNHGEDAKDYWWYQDSTPTHSWMRWRYHYPQAAFPYDQLVRVNGARSRNESEYELVDTGIFDHDRFWAVTVDYAKAGPTDVCIAITVSNRGPDPAILHVLPTLWFRNTWSWGLPNRQTPTMTGTPGRLDGRHRSLGHVTLDGQGAPVALMCDNETNAQRLWGLPGRSPYPKDGINDHLIHRTPTVNPNGVGTKGALHYRLWMGAGETRTLRLRLTQSDRPMPPADLGDGWAEVMAARSAEADEFFAEVLPAAATDAEKDVARQAVAGLMWGKQFYHFDVKQWLHGDPGNAPPPPGRRYGRNNNWWHMNSFDVISMPDPWEYPWYAAWDLAFHCVSIARVDPGFAKSQLLLLLREWYMHPNGQIPAYEWSFSDVNPPVHAWAALQVFQIDGGRDFDFLSRVMHKLLLNFTWWVNRKDVGGNNVFEGGFLGLDNVGPFDRSAALPVAGVLEQSDGTGWMAMYALNLLDMAIILALHDRAYEDMATKFFEHFTYIAEAAYRQGLWDEEDSFFYDVLRLPDGHKVPLKARSIVGLLPLAATTRLTSETLARLPEISARVRWMLHHQGEFGDVISARRLGGADRRQQRLLSMVGQDQLLRILARLLDPEEFLSPYGLRTLSRAHLEKPFTVSLGGSDFTVGYEAAESTSGLFGGNSNWRGPVWMPVNYLLIQALREYAEFYGEDLKAEYPTGSQGKAGLTEIADDLSRRLIGLFVPDPVTGRRPIYGATELFQTHPDWKDLIVFPEYFNGDNGAGLGAWHQTGWTALVIDLVFNLRRHPGT is encoded by the coding sequence GTGAGAACGGACGTGTCGGAGCGGGTGCGCTTGGCCCAGGCCGATTCCGGAGAGCAGCCTTGGCGGGCGTGGGGGCCATACCTCGCCGAGCGCGCCTGGGGCACGGTCCGCGAGGACTACAGCGAACACGGCACCGCATGGGACTACTTCCCGCACGACCACGCGCGCTCCCGGGCGTACCGCTGGAATGAGGACGGCATGGCCGGCCTCTGCGACGACCGTCAGACGTTCGCCTTCGCGCTCGCCCTCTGGAACGGTAAGGACCCGATCCTCAAGGAGCGGATGTTCGGGCTCGGCGGCGACGGCGGCAACCACGGCGAGGACGCCAAGGACTACTGGTGGTATCAGGACTCCACGCCCACCCACTCGTGGATGCGCTGGCGATACCACTACCCGCAGGCCGCGTTCCCCTACGACCAGCTGGTCCGGGTCAACGGCGCCCGGTCCCGCAACGAGTCGGAGTACGAACTCGTCGACACCGGCATCTTCGACCACGACCGGTTCTGGGCGGTCACCGTCGACTACGCCAAGGCCGGGCCCACCGACGTCTGCATCGCCATCACCGTCAGCAACCGCGGTCCCGACCCGGCGATCCTGCACGTGCTGCCCACCCTGTGGTTCCGCAACACCTGGTCGTGGGGGCTGCCCAACCGGCAGACGCCGACCATGACCGGCACACCCGGGCGCCTCGACGGGCGGCACCGGTCGCTCGGTCACGTCACCCTCGACGGGCAGGGCGCGCCGGTCGCGCTGATGTGCGACAACGAGACGAACGCGCAGCGTCTGTGGGGGCTGCCGGGGCGCAGTCCGTACCCGAAGGACGGCATCAACGACCACCTGATCCACCGGACGCCGACGGTCAACCCGAACGGGGTCGGCACCAAGGGGGCGCTGCACTACCGACTGTGGATGGGGGCGGGCGAGACCCGTACCCTCCGATTGCGATTGACCCAGAGTGACCGCCCGATGCCGCCCGCGGACCTGGGGGACGGCTGGGCCGAGGTGATGGCCGCGCGCAGCGCGGAGGCCGACGAATTCTTCGCCGAAGTGCTGCCGGCGGCGGCGACCGACGCGGAGAAGGACGTCGCCCGGCAGGCCGTCGCCGGTCTCATGTGGGGCAAGCAGTTCTACCACTTCGACGTGAAGCAGTGGCTGCACGGCGATCCCGGCAACGCGCCGCCGCCACCGGGCCGGCGCTACGGGCGCAACAACAACTGGTGGCACATGAACAGCTTCGACGTCATCAGCATGCCCGACCCGTGGGAGTACCCCTGGTACGCCGCGTGGGACCTGGCCTTCCACTGTGTCAGCATCGCGCGCGTCGACCCCGGCTTCGCGAAGTCCCAGCTCCTGCTGCTGCTCCGCGAGTGGTACATGCACCCCAACGGCCAGATTCCGGCGTACGAGTGGTCGTTCTCCGACGTCAATCCACCCGTGCACGCGTGGGCGGCGTTGCAGGTGTTCCAGATCGACGGTGGTCGCGACTTCGACTTCCTGTCCCGAGTGATGCACAAGTTGCTGCTCAACTTCACCTGGTGGGTCAACCGCAAGGATGTCGGCGGCAACAACGTCTTCGAGGGCGGCTTCCTCGGTCTGGACAACGTCGGCCCGTTCGACAGGTCGGCGGCCCTGCCCGTCGCCGGTGTGCTCGAACAGTCCGACGGCACCGGCTGGATGGCCATGTACGCGCTCAACCTGCTCGACATGGCGATCATCCTGGCCCTGCACGACCGGGCCTACGAGGACATGGCCACCAAGTTCTTCGAGCACTTCACATACATCGCGGAGGCCGCGTACCGGCAGGGGCTGTGGGACGAGGAGGACAGTTTCTTCTACGACGTGCTGCGCCTGCCCGACGGTCACAAGGTGCCGCTCAAGGCCCGCTCGATCGTCGGTCTCCTGCCGCTCGCCGCCACCACCCGGCTCACCTCGGAGACCCTGGCCCGGCTGCCCGAGATCAGCGCCCGGGTCCGTTGGATGCTCCACCATCAGGGTGAATTCGGTGACGTGATCAGCGCGCGGCGCCTCGGCGGCGCCGACCGGCGCCAGCAGCGCCTCCTCAGCATGGTGGGCCAAGACCAGTTGCTCCGGATCCTGGCCCGCTTGTTGGATCCGGAGGAGTTCCTTTCGCCGTACGGCCTGCGCACCCTGTCTCGAGCACATCTGGAGAAACCGTTCACCGTCTCGCTCGGCGGCTCGGACTTCACCGTCGGCTACGAGGCGGCCGAGAGCACCAGCGGGCTGTTCGGTGGCAACTCCAACTGGCGCGGGCCGGTCTGGATGCCGGTCAACTACCTGCTCATCCAGGCGCTCCGGGAGTACGCGGAGTTCTACGGCGAGGACCTGAAAGCCGAGTACCCGACCGGGTCACAGGGCAAGGCCGGGCTCACCGAGATCGCCGACGACCTGTCCCGGCGACTGATCGGCCTGTTCGTGCCCGACCCGGTGACCGGGCGGCGGCCCATCTACGGCGCCACCGAACTCTTCCAGACCCACCCGGACTGGAAGGATCTGATCGTCTTCCCGGAGTATTTCAACGGCGACAACGGGGCCGGGCTCGGCGCCTGGCATCAGACCGGGTGGACGGCCCTGGTCATCGATCTCGTCTTCAACCTCCGGCGGCACCCGGGCACGTAA
- a CDS encoding amylo-alpha-1,6-glucosidase, with the protein MPTAHPITFGPQVCARLNEGATREWLVPDGVGGYAMGTVSGLRTRRYHGLLVVAGDTPASRNMGLASLDAVVTLPSGAVVRLGVHEWADGAIAPAGHRLLAGFALIDGVPRWRWRLGAMVIEREIAAVHGRPAIAITHRLVTGGPVRLTLEALCTWRDAHGERTADGPPPAVTTAADGCVVEDAYRISGPGFTPAGEWFRDVRHRTEDERGLTSTEDLWYAGSFHAELGRPGEIAEVSAWAGDLNDQPPPAGTAVTAARARNRAVVAAAAPGDGTQATLALAADAFIVHTANGPDVVAGYPWFGSWSRDTMISYEGLFLATDRADEGRELLRAYAGTLSEGMLANTADTGKVEYNTVDGTLWFLHAIGRHVAQTGDDDLAAEMLPLLRDVITYHLSGTRYGIRADPADGLLRAGAPGHALTWMDARVDGVPVTARTGKPVEVNALWINGLATVLDLSARTGIPPGPAERACPQAREGFARHYPAPGGLLHDVVGGAGEDPVLRPNQLLAWSLPHAPARPDRATLDRLGAALLTPLGPRSLAPGELGYAGRHRGTPAERDSAYHTGTVWPWLTGPWVTALHRVGASGADLLTDIEGHLSEHGLGSISETADGDPPHRATGCPFQAWSVAEHLRARRL; encoded by the coding sequence GTGCCCACGGCCCACCCGATCACTTTCGGTCCTCAGGTCTGCGCCCGCCTCAACGAGGGCGCCACACGGGAGTGGTTGGTACCCGATGGGGTCGGCGGCTATGCCATGGGAACGGTCAGCGGTCTGCGAACCCGCCGCTATCACGGCCTGCTCGTGGTGGCCGGAGACACACCGGCCTCCCGAAACATGGGACTCGCGTCTCTCGATGCGGTCGTGACACTGCCCTCCGGCGCGGTCGTCCGGCTGGGGGTGCACGAGTGGGCGGACGGCGCGATCGCCCCGGCCGGGCACCGACTGCTGGCCGGCTTCGCGCTGATCGACGGGGTGCCGCGGTGGCGGTGGCGGCTCGGCGCGATGGTGATCGAACGGGAGATCGCCGCCGTACACGGCCGACCCGCGATCGCGATCACCCACCGGCTGGTCACCGGCGGCCCGGTCCGGCTCACCCTCGAAGCGCTCTGCACGTGGCGGGACGCGCACGGCGAGCGGACCGCGGACGGCCCGCCTCCGGCGGTCACCACGGCCGCGGACGGCTGCGTGGTCGAGGACGCCTACCGGATCAGCGGGCCGGGCTTCACCCCGGCTGGCGAGTGGTTCCGCGACGTCCGTCACCGCACGGAGGACGAGCGAGGCCTCACTTCGACCGAGGATCTGTGGTACGCGGGAAGCTTCCACGCCGAACTGGGTCGTCCCGGAGAGATCGCCGAAGTGTCGGCGTGGGCCGGTGACCTGAACGATCAGCCGCCACCCGCGGGCACGGCCGTGACCGCCGCCCGCGCCCGGAACCGGGCCGTCGTCGCGGCCGCCGCACCCGGCGACGGGACACAGGCGACACTGGCGCTGGCCGCCGACGCGTTCATCGTGCACACCGCGAACGGGCCGGACGTGGTGGCCGGCTACCCGTGGTTCGGGTCGTGGTCCCGGGACACGATGATCAGCTACGAGGGGTTGTTCCTGGCCACCGACCGGGCCGACGAGGGGCGGGAGTTGCTGCGCGCCTACGCCGGCACCCTCTCCGAGGGGATGCTCGCGAACACCGCGGACACCGGCAAGGTCGAGTACAACACCGTCGACGGGACGCTCTGGTTCCTGCACGCGATCGGGCGGCACGTGGCCCAGACCGGCGACGACGACCTGGCCGCCGAGATGCTGCCGCTGCTGCGTGACGTGATCACCTACCACCTCTCCGGCACCAGATACGGGATCCGCGCCGACCCGGCCGACGGACTGCTCCGGGCGGGCGCCCCCGGACACGCCCTGACCTGGATGGACGCCCGCGTCGACGGGGTTCCGGTGACCGCCCGCACGGGCAAGCCGGTCGAGGTGAACGCGCTCTGGATCAACGGGTTGGCGACCGTGCTGGACCTGTCCGCCCGCACCGGGATCCCGCCCGGCCCGGCCGAACGCGCCTGCCCGCAGGCCCGGGAGGGGTTCGCCCGGCACTATCCGGCGCCCGGCGGCCTACTGCACGACGTGGTCGGCGGGGCCGGCGAGGACCCGGTGCTGCGCCCCAACCAACTGCTGGCCTGGTCGCTGCCGCACGCCCCGGCCCGCCCGGACCGGGCCACCCTGGACCGGCTCGGCGCCGCGCTGCTCACCCCCCTCGGGCCGCGCAGCCTGGCGCCGGGTGAACTCGGGTACGCCGGACGACACCGCGGCACCCCGGCCGAGCGGGACAGCGCGTACCACACCGGAACCGTCTGGCCGTGGCTCACCGGGCCGTGGGTGACCGCCCTGCACCGGGTCGGGGCGAGCGGTGCCGACCTGCTCACCGACATCGAGGGCCACCTGTCCGAACACGGCCTCGGCTCGATCTCGGAGACCGCCGACGGCGACCCGCCGCACCGGGCCACCGGATGCCCGTTCCAGGCCTGGTCGGTGGCCGAGCACCTACGCGCCCGGCGGCTCTGA
- a CDS encoding GGDEF domain-containing protein, whose amino-acid sequence MGRDRWTGIAWLVVLAGCVVLRVLLGTSESEYLLTVTPYMVVSVATPFVILYGTARHRPPHRAGWFLLAAAHLLYAVADGLTVADDYLSGEFLEPTPADLFYFAYYLLFAAAVLIFIRRRTPGWDGPSAIDALVIAISAGLLSWIYILQPLTSDSELPLNAKLTQSAYPVLDLMLLILAVRLVMGAGTRGPVLYLLLTSMALMLAVDTAYLATAIADGGAVSEAYLDAMWMLSLGLLGLAGLHPGIKHFDRRTATALPDASPSRLGALAVAVLMAPGVQFIQWLRGEPPSVPLISGACTVMFLLVLARMSGLVAAQRRAAVTDGLTGLRTRRFFGEALTTECRRALRSGHDLGLLIIDVDHFKKINDGYGHPAGDQVLREVARRLTSAVRAGAVVARYGGEEFVVLAPHTAPTELFSMAERLRSEVADLPIDIGGDLLSVTVSVGAATTTTPRSSATGASPTAGPSTASPSSTAGASPTAAGLSSTGTVRTEPESLLRAADQALYAAKAAGRNRSILAGTVPATP is encoded by the coding sequence ATGGGACGTGATCGGTGGACCGGGATCGCGTGGCTCGTGGTGCTGGCGGGCTGCGTGGTGCTGCGTGTCCTCCTCGGCACGTCCGAGTCGGAGTACCTGCTGACCGTCACGCCGTACATGGTGGTCAGCGTGGCGACGCCGTTCGTGATCCTCTACGGCACGGCCCGCCACCGGCCGCCGCACCGGGCCGGCTGGTTCCTGCTGGCCGCCGCCCACTTGCTGTACGCCGTCGCGGACGGCCTGACGGTGGCCGACGACTACCTGTCCGGGGAGTTCCTCGAACCCACCCCGGCGGACCTCTTCTACTTCGCCTACTACCTGCTGTTCGCGGCCGCGGTGCTGATCTTCATTCGGCGTCGCACTCCCGGCTGGGACGGGCCGAGCGCCATCGACGCCCTGGTAATCGCGATCAGCGCCGGGCTGCTCAGCTGGATCTACATCCTCCAGCCGCTCACCTCCGACTCGGAACTGCCGCTCAACGCGAAGCTGACCCAGTCGGCGTACCCGGTGCTCGATCTGATGCTGTTGATCCTCGCGGTCCGCCTCGTGATGGGCGCCGGAACCCGCGGCCCGGTCCTGTATCTGCTGCTCACCAGCATGGCGCTGATGCTCGCCGTGGACACCGCCTACCTGGCCACGGCGATCGCCGACGGCGGGGCGGTGTCCGAGGCGTACCTCGACGCGATGTGGATGCTCTCGCTGGGCCTGCTAGGCCTGGCCGGACTGCACCCCGGCATCAAACACTTCGACCGGCGCACCGCCACCGCCCTGCCGGACGCGTCACCGTCCCGGCTCGGCGCGCTCGCGGTGGCGGTGCTGATGGCGCCGGGCGTCCAGTTCATCCAATGGCTGCGCGGCGAACCACCCAGCGTGCCGCTGATCAGTGGCGCCTGCACGGTGATGTTCCTGCTGGTCCTGGCGAGGATGTCGGGCCTGGTGGCGGCTCAGCGTCGGGCCGCCGTCACGGACGGCCTGACCGGCCTGCGCACCCGTCGCTTCTTCGGCGAGGCGCTCACCACCGAATGCCGCCGTGCCCTCCGCAGCGGCCACGACCTGGGCCTGCTGATCATCGACGTAGATCACTTCAAGAAGATCAACGACGGGTACGGCCATCCGGCCGGCGATCAGGTCCTGCGCGAGGTGGCCCGCCGTCTGACCTCCGCGGTCCGGGCGGGCGCGGTGGTGGCCCGATACGGCGGCGAGGAGTTCGTGGTGCTGGCCCCGCACACCGCCCCCACCGAACTGTTCAGCATGGCCGAACGCCTCCGCTCCGAGGTGGCCGACCTCCCCATCGACATCGGCGGCGACCTCCTCTCGGTAACCGTCTCGGTAGGCGCCGCCACCACCACGACTCCCCGTTCTTCCGCCACCGGCGCCTCCCCCACCGCCGGCCCTTCCACCGCCAGCCCTTCTTCCACCGCCGGTGCCTCCCCCACCGCCGCCGGCCTTTCCTCCACCGGAACCGTCCGCACCGAACCGGAGTCCCTCCTCCGTGCCGCGGACCAGGCCCTTTACGCCGCGAAGGCAGCCGGCCGCAACCGCTCAATCCTGGCCGGCACGGTCCCCGCCACCCCCTGA